In one Brevibacillus choshinensis genomic region, the following are encoded:
- a CDS encoding EamA family transporter, which yields MRYILLVFIGACSYGILSTIVKLAYGQGYSPAEVIGGQMFFGFVLTWLPALFFLRTKPQMRQLLLLVAVGLTVGTTGIFYYNALQYIPASVAIVLLFQFTWMGVFAEAILSRRLPDKQTVGSLVLLLIGTLLAGGLFESGGLEQFNLIGVIFGLLSAVSYTLFLLSSGKVAITVHPWVRSSTMATGSLLLASLIYPPVFLFNGALWDGLFPYVFLLAFFGILLPTVLFNFGIPHIGAGMAAILGAAELPMAVISSYFILHESVSLLQTVGVIVILIAIVLPEWLRQRGKRKNSTSNE from the coding sequence ATGCGTTATATACTACTGGTCTTTATAGGAGCGTGCAGTTACGGAATCCTCTCCACGATTGTAAAACTCGCTTATGGACAAGGATACTCCCCTGCAGAAGTGATCGGTGGGCAAATGTTTTTCGGCTTTGTACTAACCTGGCTGCCTGCATTGTTTTTCTTGCGGACTAAACCGCAAATGCGACAATTACTCCTGTTGGTAGCTGTAGGTCTGACTGTTGGAACGACGGGCATTTTTTACTATAACGCCCTTCAATACATTCCTGCTTCAGTTGCAATCGTTCTGTTGTTTCAATTTACGTGGATGGGAGTATTTGCGGAAGCCATCCTGTCCCGTCGGCTCCCTGACAAACAAACGGTAGGCTCACTGGTTTTGTTGCTCATTGGAACTTTGCTTGCCGGAGGACTTTTCGAAAGCGGCGGATTAGAGCAATTCAACCTCATCGGCGTCATTTTCGGATTACTCTCGGCGGTATCCTACACCTTGTTTCTTTTAAGTAGTGGTAAGGTTGCTATCACCGTTCATCCGTGGGTGCGCAGCTCGACCATGGCTACAGGCTCCCTGCTCTTGGCCAGCCTGATATACCCACCCGTCTTTCTCTTCAATGGCGCGCTGTGGGACGGGTTATTCCCGTATGTATTCCTGCTCGCCTTTTTCGGAATCCTCTTGCCGACAGTCCTCTTCAACTTTGGCATTCCGCACATCGGCGCAGGCATGGCTGCCATTCTCGGTGCTGCCGAGCTACCCATGGCCGTCATTTCGTCATACTTCATCCTGCACGAATCAGTAAGTTTGCTGCAAACAGTGGGGGTTATCGTCATTCTGATCGCGATCGTCCTGCCGGAATGGCTGCGCCAACGGGGGAAACGCAAAAATTCCACTTCGAACGAATAG
- a CDS encoding HD domain-containing phosphohydrolase: MYFPKVKVRLFATFLLLSLIPILFICFLFYGEAQEAVFEQYKTSTEGHMKLADVRLSFFLRTMQQEVNDLAENKLLRADERSDASLQALFSQFVRMQDMVGNIHLLRDDLSVVSLRPEKGWEPQDMPISFSRESFELHTSKLWLLSRKDELGNPNSIYIAQKVKHVSGKSESLLMVEIRLDKLGRWIRTNYAPEQNDMMVISPTGNIFIHTIGEFIGRHIQELPDYDAISRTLQNEKEKGVFTFRKDGETIYAFYFVSPISGNGYFEWIGGKGITQRLDRLKLILLFTICLVVGFSAYVALRLSLWIGKPIYTLVSATDSLLQGDFSIRVPIQGMEEITILEKKFNEMAGQMHTLIVRERKYMQESLDQIVRNFYLAVEMKDPYTAGHTERVTEYALILYDHLDEKSSSQFSRDDLRYASLMHDIGKVAIPDHVLLKAGKLTDEEYEHMKQHSTIGANIVEQIESLAHVSQGVRHHHERWDGRGYPDQLKGEEISLIGRIIAVADTFDAMTTTRSYRKAMTFQEAYDEIVRCSSTQFDPYIVSVFQKAYHACVLHVDSLSHPSGTEREIAASVVDQRE, from the coding sequence ATGTATTTTCCGAAAGTAAAAGTCCGGCTATTTGCAACATTTTTGTTGTTAAGCCTTATCCCCATTTTGTTCATCTGCTTCCTTTTCTATGGGGAAGCCCAAGAGGCAGTGTTTGAGCAGTACAAAACGAGTACCGAAGGCCACATGAAGCTAGCAGATGTGCGCTTGTCCTTTTTTTTACGAACCATGCAACAAGAGGTCAATGACTTGGCGGAAAATAAGCTGCTACGTGCGGACGAGCGGAGTGATGCCTCTCTACAGGCACTATTTTCGCAGTTTGTCCGCATGCAAGATATGGTAGGTAACATTCATTTGCTTAGAGATGACCTCAGCGTCGTCTCCCTGCGCCCTGAAAAAGGCTGGGAGCCGCAAGACATGCCGATTTCTTTTTCTCGGGAGTCATTTGAGTTACATACCAGTAAGCTTTGGCTATTAAGTCGGAAAGATGAACTCGGTAATCCCAATTCGATATATATTGCACAAAAGGTAAAGCATGTATCAGGGAAGTCAGAATCCTTGCTGATGGTAGAAATTCGTCTGGATAAGCTTGGTCGTTGGATTCGAACGAATTATGCGCCGGAACAGAACGATATGATGGTCATCTCTCCCACGGGGAACATTTTTATACATACGATCGGCGAATTCATAGGAAGACATATACAGGAGCTTCCGGATTATGACGCGATCAGCAGGACGTTGCAAAACGAAAAGGAAAAGGGCGTATTCACGTTCCGAAAAGATGGGGAGACAATCTACGCCTTTTACTTCGTATCACCGATAAGTGGCAATGGGTATTTCGAATGGATCGGAGGAAAAGGAATTACGCAACGTCTCGATCGGCTGAAGCTGATTTTGCTCTTTACCATTTGTCTTGTCGTCGGCTTCTCCGCGTATGTAGCGCTTCGTCTCTCTTTGTGGATCGGAAAACCTATCTATACATTAGTGTCAGCCACTGATTCATTGCTGCAAGGCGATTTTTCTATACGCGTCCCGATACAAGGGATGGAAGAAATCACGATACTCGAAAAGAAATTCAACGAGATGGCTGGGCAGATGCATACGCTGATCGTGCGAGAAAGGAAGTACATGCAGGAGAGTCTTGATCAAATCGTACGCAACTTTTACTTGGCGGTGGAAATGAAGGATCCTTATACAGCAGGACACACAGAACGTGTTACGGAGTACGCTCTTATTCTCTACGATCATCTGGATGAAAAATCAAGCAGTCAATTCTCACGGGACGACTTGCGCTATGCCAGCTTGATGCACGACATCGGAAAAGTGGCGATACCTGATCATGTTCTGCTAAAGGCAGGGAAACTGACGGACGAGGAATACGAACACATGAAGCAGCATTCTACCATCGGGGCAAATATCGTGGAGCAGATCGAGAGCTTGGCTCACGTCAGCCAAGGAGTTCGACATCATCATGAACGATGGGATGGTCGAGGTTATCCTGACCAATTAAAGGGAGAGGAAATTTCCTTAATAGGGCGGATCATTGCAGTTGCCGACACGTTTGATGCTATGACGACGACACGTTCCTATCGCAAGGCAATGACGTTTCAAGAAGCGTACGACGAAATTGTGCGATGCTCGTCTACGCAATTTGATCCGTATATCGTGAGCGTGTTTCAGAAAGCGTATCATGCTTGTGTTCTCCACGTAGATTCGCTTTCTCATCCGAGCGGGACAGAGCGTGAAATAGCGGCATCCGTAGTCGATCAGCGAGAATGA
- a CDS encoding PAS domain-containing sensor histidine kinase gives MSASFSLHLVGSSGRLQQFMHQLPTAVFLVNQAGSIVEVNEQLLRVTGYSRDRLVNQPFQTILPFDGSVEQMYEELLQKEAQSEFNVEVEWKNKQGKCGKTPAMILVQQAEQPLYLIHLFQLAKETDYALSQRLLAKLTHDTNLGLFILDEQANIIEASQTACKLLGMDRLHVINKHIDRVFAGIPEQHRLIKKELLEGVKLHNIATSWTNDNQRYELIVDANTLQDDTGKTVGAFVLFKDITNLRSFEQKIERNERLAMIGQIAAGTAHEIRNPLTSIKGFLQMFLKSFTESGMDREKTYTEIMLTEINRINSLVSEFLLLSKPRNIQYSMVDLNTVFSEILPIVESQAILYGIDVKFTSNGKLPMVVGDTELLKQVFINVCKNGIEAMGEQGTLQISHHIDQDGDKVSIDIHDSGPGIPLYIIDKIFDPFFTTKEEGTGLGLSVCQKIIHDIGGQIRVSSKGYGTTFHIMLPYL, from the coding sequence GTGAGTGCATCTTTTTCTCTACATCTCGTCGGCTCGTCCGGACGATTGCAGCAGTTCATGCATCAATTGCCCACTGCCGTTTTCTTGGTAAATCAGGCAGGTAGTATCGTCGAGGTAAACGAACAACTGCTTCGTGTCACCGGATATTCACGCGATCGACTTGTCAATCAGCCGTTTCAGACCATCCTTCCTTTTGATGGCTCCGTAGAACAGATGTACGAGGAGCTTTTGCAAAAGGAAGCGCAATCGGAATTCAACGTGGAGGTAGAATGGAAGAATAAACAGGGGAAATGTGGAAAGACTCCTGCGATGATATTAGTGCAGCAAGCAGAACAGCCCTTGTATTTAATTCATTTATTTCAGTTGGCAAAGGAAACCGACTACGCCTTGTCTCAACGATTGTTGGCAAAGCTGACGCACGATACCAATCTAGGCTTATTCATTCTGGATGAACAGGCGAATATTATTGAGGCGAGCCAGACTGCATGCAAGCTTTTGGGGATGGATCGGCTGCATGTCATCAACAAACACATTGATCGCGTTTTCGCGGGAATTCCCGAACAGCATCGGCTCATCAAAAAAGAGCTGCTAGAGGGAGTGAAATTACACAATATCGCCACGTCATGGACCAACGACAATCAGCGCTATGAACTGATCGTGGATGCCAATACGCTGCAGGACGATACGGGCAAAACGGTGGGCGCTTTTGTCCTCTTTAAGGACATTACCAATCTGCGTTCCTTTGAGCAGAAAATCGAACGAAACGAACGACTAGCGATGATTGGACAGATCGCTGCGGGCACTGCCCACGAGATTCGCAACCCACTCACATCCATCAAGGGATTTTTGCAAATGTTCTTAAAGTCGTTTACGGAAAGTGGGATGGATCGGGAAAAGACGTACACCGAAATCATGCTGACGGAGATCAATCGCATCAATTCGTTGGTGAGCGAATTTCTCTTGTTGAGCAAGCCACGCAACATCCAATATTCGATGGTCGATCTCAATACGGTTTTCTCTGAAATATTGCCGATCGTCGAATCACAGGCCATTTTGTACGGGATTGACGTGAAGTTTACTTCCAATGGCAAGCTGCCGATGGTCGTAGGAGACACCGAATTGCTCAAGCAGGTGTTTATCAACGTTTGCAAAAACGGCATCGAAGCCATGGGTGAGCAAGGGACGCTTCAGATCTCCCACCATATCGATCAGGATGGAGACAAGGTAAGTATCGATATCCATGATTCTGGACCGGGAATCCCGTTGTACATTATCGACAAAATTTTCGATCCATTTTTTACGACCAAGGAAGAAGGAACAGGCTTGGGGCTATCCGTCTGCCAAAAGATCATCCACGATATCGGAGGTCAAATCCGTGTCTCGTCCAAAGGGTACGGAACGACCTTTCATATCATGCTGCCCTACCTGTAG
- the dnaX gene encoding DNA polymerase III subunit gamma/tau yields the protein MAYTALYRVYRPQTFQDVVGQEHVTITLRNALREGRLSHAYLFNGPRGTGKTSAAKIMSKAVNCEQPIDGEPCNECGSCRAITSGSVTDVLEIDAASNRGVEEIRDIRDKVKFAPSDVKYKVYIIDEVHMLTTEAFNALLKTLEEPPSHVIFILATTEPHKLPATIISRCQRFDFHRIPLRVMVDLLQKICQSQGVRVEEQALQLVAKMAEGGARDALSLLDQAISFSRDEVKASDIMQITGTVSQTYFSVLARYIAERDVAKVMEQFDQVMVQGKDPEQFLHDFLYYYRDMLLLKTAPQLEEIVERTMIDDQFAHVAELYGFPELYAAIETCNQALSQLKWSTYARVLVELTLVKMCQPVSQQAGSTAATAAPQVNSEELTGMANRIRVLEERLVQVMQGQVSLPTQKADEPRKAEPKRVAAAGGGSRTSMNRVREVARALDENLTRQVRGQWSQILTDLKKVKIQYQAWLVNGQPVAAGSDAVVVTFTSPIHCDKTMEPELKGVVERVMLSALGKPLQLLSIMEEEWQSVEQQVGQKDSPAEEEQDPFLAEAIKLVGEELVEVKD from the coding sequence ATGGCTTATACCGCGCTATATCGCGTATACCGACCGCAGACGTTTCAAGATGTCGTCGGACAAGAACATGTGACGATTACCTTGCGTAATGCATTACGCGAAGGAAGGCTTTCCCATGCCTATTTGTTCAATGGTCCCCGTGGTACGGGTAAGACGAGTGCGGCCAAAATCATGTCCAAAGCCGTAAACTGTGAACAGCCGATAGACGGTGAGCCGTGCAATGAGTGCGGTTCGTGCCGCGCGATTACAAGCGGTTCTGTAACAGATGTGCTGGAGATTGACGCTGCATCGAACCGCGGGGTTGAAGAAATTCGCGACATACGCGACAAAGTTAAATTTGCCCCAAGCGACGTCAAGTACAAGGTGTACATCATTGACGAAGTGCATATGCTGACGACGGAGGCGTTTAATGCGTTGTTAAAAACGCTGGAAGAACCGCCTTCGCACGTCATTTTCATTTTGGCGACCACGGAGCCGCATAAGCTTCCTGCTACCATTATTTCCCGCTGCCAGCGATTTGATTTTCATCGGATTCCGCTCCGAGTGATGGTCGATCTTCTGCAGAAAATTTGCCAGTCGCAAGGAGTTCGAGTCGAAGAACAAGCACTCCAGCTGGTGGCGAAGATGGCAGAGGGTGGAGCACGCGATGCCCTCAGCTTGCTGGATCAGGCGATCAGCTTTAGCCGGGATGAAGTGAAGGCAAGCGACATCATGCAGATTACGGGTACCGTTTCCCAGACGTACTTTTCTGTCCTGGCTCGTTATATCGCCGAGCGCGATGTAGCAAAGGTCATGGAGCAGTTCGACCAGGTAATGGTGCAGGGCAAGGACCCCGAGCAGTTCCTGCATGATTTTCTGTACTACTATAGGGATATGCTGCTCTTGAAAACTGCCCCTCAGCTAGAGGAAATCGTGGAACGGACGATGATAGACGATCAGTTCGCCCACGTAGCTGAGCTTTACGGTTTTCCTGAACTGTACGCTGCGATTGAGACGTGTAATCAGGCGCTGTCTCAATTGAAATGGTCGACATATGCCAGAGTGCTCGTGGAGCTGACACTGGTCAAAATGTGTCAGCCTGTTTCACAGCAAGCAGGTTCGACGGCAGCTACTGCTGCCCCACAAGTAAACAGCGAAGAACTGACGGGCATGGCAAACCGCATACGCGTATTGGAAGAACGTCTGGTTCAGGTCATGCAGGGGCAGGTAAGTTTGCCGACGCAAAAAGCGGATGAGCCAAGAAAGGCTGAGCCGAAGCGAGTGGCTGCGGCAGGAGGCGGTTCCCGTACCTCGATGAACAGGGTGCGTGAGGTAGCTAGAGCATTGGACGAAAATCTGACTCGTCAGGTGCGCGGACAATGGAGCCAGATATTGACTGATCTAAAAAAGGTGAAAATCCAGTACCAGGCATGGCTGGTAAACGGTCAGCCTGTTGCTGCTGGCAGTGATGCGGTGGTTGTCACGTTCACCAGTCCCATCCACTGCGATAAAACCATGGAGCCTGAATTAAAAGGCGTGGTAGAACGGGTCATGTTGAGTGCGCTGGGTAAGCCTCTGCAATTGCTCTCCATTATGGAAGAGGAATGGCAGTCGGTCGAACAGCAAGTAGGGCAAAAGGATAGCCCTGCCGAGGAAGAGCAAGATCCGTTCTTAGCTGAAGCCATCAAGCTCGTGGGTGAAGAACTTGTCGAAGTAAAAGACTAA
- a CDS encoding YbaB/EbfC family nucleoid-associated protein has protein sequence MQQMQQMMKQVKKMQEDMAKAQEALKDKVVEGSAGGGAVLVKADGHKQVKEIVIKPEVIDPDDVEMLQDLVLTAVNDALRKADELMAKDMGKFTGGMNIPGLF, from the coding sequence ATGCAGCAAATGCAACAAATGATGAAGCAAGTGAAAAAAATGCAGGAAGACATGGCAAAGGCACAAGAAGCATTGAAGGATAAAGTAGTAGAAGGCTCTGCTGGCGGAGGCGCTGTGTTGGTAAAAGCAGACGGCCACAAACAAGTAAAAGAAATCGTCATCAAGCCAGAAGTCATCGATCCAGATGATGTAGAAATGCTGCAAGACCTCGTGCTTACTGCAGTAAATGACGCGTTGCGCAAAGCCGATGAATTGATGGCAAAAGACATGGGTAAATTCACCGGAGGAATGAACATCCCGGGTCTGTTCTAA
- the recR gene encoding recombination mediator RecR — translation MFYPEPVSKLIEGFMKLPGIGPKTAGRLAFFVLNMKEDDVLDLAKALVNAKRQLHYCSVCNNITDLDPCHICRDKRRDGSIICVVQEPRDVVAMEKTREFEGYYHVLHGAISPMDGIGPEDIRIPDLLKRLSDEQVKEVILATNPNIEGEATAMYISRLIKPFGIRVTRIAHGLPVGGDLEYADEVTLTKALEGRREL, via the coding sequence ATGTTCTATCCAGAACCGGTATCCAAGCTGATCGAAGGCTTTATGAAACTGCCCGGCATTGGTCCTAAAACTGCTGGGCGGCTAGCCTTTTTTGTCCTCAACATGAAAGAAGACGACGTGTTGGATCTGGCGAAGGCACTTGTAAATGCCAAGCGCCAGCTGCACTACTGTTCCGTCTGCAACAACATCACGGATCTCGACCCTTGCCACATCTGCAGGGACAAGCGCCGTGACGGCTCAATCATCTGCGTTGTGCAAGAGCCGAGAGATGTTGTGGCGATGGAAAAAACGAGAGAGTTTGAAGGCTATTACCACGTGCTGCACGGTGCTATTTCTCCGATGGACGGGATCGGTCCGGAAGATATTCGCATCCCTGATCTGCTGAAACGACTCAGCGATGAGCAGGTGAAAGAAGTAATCCTGGCGACCAACCCAAATATCGAGGGAGAGGCGACCGCGATGTACATTTCCCGCTTGATCAAGCCTTTCGGGATTCGCGTGACACGTATCGCCCATGGATTACCAGTTGGCGGTGACCTGGAATACGCAGATGAAGTAACGTTGACCAAAGCGTTGGAAGGTCGACGTGAACTATAG
- a CDS encoding SRPBCC family protein, whose translation MPVIRSELVIDAPQQLCFDAARSIDLHMESTSRTGEKAIDGVTSGWIELGESVTWEAVHFGIKQRLTAKITEMESPRYFVDEMVSGAFKRFRHQHEFIPVGKNQTRMLDTFDYSSPLGFLGKMADRLFLEAYMTRFLLERNLYLKQAAEEQFGRMQEK comes from the coding sequence ATGCCTGTCATCCGTTCGGAGCTGGTGATCGATGCCCCACAGCAACTGTGTTTTGATGCCGCAAGAAGTATTGATTTACATATGGAGTCTACCTCTCGAACAGGTGAAAAGGCGATTGACGGGGTCACGAGTGGATGGATCGAACTGGGTGAGTCAGTGACCTGGGAAGCCGTCCATTTTGGAATCAAGCAAAGACTGACTGCCAAGATCACAGAAATGGAAAGCCCGCGTTATTTCGTCGACGAAATGGTGTCCGGAGCATTCAAACGGTTTCGACATCAGCATGAATTCATACCGGTAGGAAAAAACCAAACCCGTATGCTCGATACATTTGACTACAGTTCACCGCTAGGATTCCTGGGCAAAATGGCTGATCGGCTGTTTCTAGAAGCCTATATGACCCGTTTTCTGTTGGAGCGGAACCTTTACCTAAAGCAGGCTGCTGAGGAGCAGTTCGGACGAATGCAAGAAAAGTAG
- a CDS encoding CPBP family intramembrane glutamic endopeptidase gives MLTGPGLSLRIEPERQRSTPWAIMLFIGYWLMFAAEFSIIRFYRGEDGRWVASTTEQPQMWLSLVVLTITILSLVGTIGFVISLWKQRRQTRLYWGDHDLNGNDVLHMVAWMHVFQTCTLLFYGLILEGTLFSEGTIGGAFESASFQLFLLMLIPFWFRGRVAEIGVCRPARLGQMIITLLIMFFLIAKVLDVAITNPLADWLGLSLSSEREQQIEKEIVQAKQTDMIAATSSFLVIGILVPIAEELLFRGVLQTYLVRRVGAVVGIILSSLWFALLHIDLALFVPLFVIGLGLGFVRHRYHSIWGAVLLHAVNNLSGVLYYFQ, from the coding sequence ATGCTGACAGGACCGGGGCTGTCCCTGCGGATCGAGCCAGAGAGACAACGGTCTACTCCGTGGGCGATCATGCTGTTTATAGGGTATTGGCTTATGTTTGCCGCGGAGTTTTCCATCATTCGTTTCTACCGGGGAGAAGATGGGCGATGGGTGGCATCGACAACGGAACAGCCGCAGATGTGGTTGTCGCTTGTGGTGTTAACCATTACGATACTCAGCTTGGTAGGGACCATCGGGTTTGTCATCAGTTTGTGGAAGCAGAGACGGCAAACGCGATTGTACTGGGGAGATCACGATCTAAACGGCAACGACGTGTTGCATATGGTGGCATGGATGCATGTGTTCCAGACGTGTACGCTCCTCTTCTACGGATTGATACTGGAGGGAACGCTCTTTTCGGAGGGGACGATCGGCGGTGCTTTCGAATCGGCTTCGTTTCAGTTGTTTCTCCTGATGTTGATTCCGTTTTGGTTTCGGGGGCGCGTGGCGGAAATCGGAGTCTGCCGTCCAGCGCGATTGGGACAAATGATCATCACGCTACTGATTATGTTCTTCCTGATCGCCAAGGTTCTCGACGTGGCGATCACGAATCCGCTGGCGGACTGGCTAGGACTTTCTCTCTCATCTGAGCGAGAACAGCAGATCGAAAAAGAAATCGTGCAAGCCAAGCAGACCGACATGATCGCGGCTACCTCGTCCTTTCTTGTGATTGGCATATTGGTCCCGATCGCGGAGGAGCTATTGTTCAGGGGAGTTTTACAGACGTATTTGGTGCGTCGAGTTGGGGCCGTTGTAGGAATCATTTTGAGCAGTCTCTGGTTTGCCCTCTTGCATATTGATTTGGCGTTGTTTGTGCCGCTTTTTGTCATTGGTCTAGGATTAGGGTTTGTCCGGCATCGCTATCACTCGATTTGGGGAGCGGTTTTGCTGCATGCCGTCAACAATCTGTCGGGCGTACTGTACTACTTTCAATAG
- a CDS encoding DUF2508 family protein, whose protein sequence is MSRWGKKARVLVDVDVVGLDTAVNRARLDWQHARHLVEISEPDGGLDDAIYYLQLTEKRYMYLLSQAKREHHRQQA, encoded by the coding sequence ATGAGCAGGTGGGGGAAAAAGGCGAGGGTATTGGTCGATGTTGATGTAGTGGGGCTGGATACAGCGGTCAATCGTGCACGTCTGGATTGGCAGCATGCCCGCCATCTGGTAGAAATCAGCGAACCGGATGGCGGCTTGGATGATGCAATTTACTATTTGCAGTTGACGGAGAAACGCTATATGTATCTTCTCTCGCAAGCAAAGCGGGAACATCATCGCCAACAAGCCTAA
- a CDS encoding pro-sigmaK processing inhibitor BofA family protein, giving the protein METGWVIALIIAGILLVIAASKSVTGPVRWIGFGIMQLVIGAILLFFANLVGELASFHIPINPITALLAGFLRLPGLAALVVIKLWIM; this is encoded by the coding sequence ATGGAAACGGGATGGGTCATTGCTCTGATTATTGCGGGGATACTACTCGTCATCGCGGCCAGTAAATCGGTGACGGGCCCCGTGCGTTGGATTGGTTTTGGGATCATGCAGCTTGTCATCGGCGCGATCTTGCTGTTTTTTGCCAATTTGGTCGGGGAATTAGCTAGCTTCCATATCCCGATCAATCCGATTACCGCTCTTCTCGCCGGTTTTTTGCGCTTGCCGGGTCTGGCGGCCTTGGTCGTCATCAAGCTGTGGATCATGTAG
- a CDS encoding sigma factor G inhibitor Gin, producing MEKVAQRCIVCEMEQNDGIAICEQFICQRCEQEMVNTDVQDEKYPFFIHQMRRIWLRKDA from the coding sequence ATGGAAAAGGTTGCTCAGCGATGTATCGTCTGTGAAATGGAACAGAACGACGGAATCGCCATCTGTGAGCAGTTCATTTGCCAGAGATGCGAGCAGGAAATGGTTAATACAGACGTACAGGATGAAAAGTACCCGTTCTTTATTCACCAGATGCGGCGAATATGGTTACGGAAAGATGCATGA
- a CDS encoding aminotransferase class I/II-fold pyridoxal phosphate-dependent enzyme, with protein MLGKNADFRERQKRAPLYEQLERHVKRRPHPFHVPGHKMGHSFDSEGRHRFQTILELDLTEINGTDDLHQPQGVIAEAQELAAEAFRAEETRFLIGGSTVGNLALIMTVCRPGDKILVQRNCHKSVYHGIIMAKATPIFLVPAVDLATGVAAGVRREDVERALHAHPDAKAVFLTNPTYYGMGIDLEKMAATVHRYDIPLLIDEAHGPHFGFHPAFPLSAMQSGADAAVQSTHKMASAMTMSSMLHVRGERIDRDRLYRHLAMIQSSSPSYVLMASLDLARRHLVTEASEEWDRLLPQLDKLRERTGRLAWLEWPEVNASSVYATLDPLKLFLHVRTEQIDGVALQHVMEKHGIYAELADSSHVLLAASAGTTSRDLDSLTRLLETLDLEVEPGEERVLEAGVVSSHYLREQVVSMDEAVDAPSEMVPLENSLGRIVAEMVIPYPPGIPVLVPGERMDAQGLAMLLELRLGQTRFHGVQDDRLQTIRVIRK; from the coding sequence GTGTTGGGGAAAAATGCTGATTTTCGGGAGAGGCAAAAACGTGCCCCCCTGTATGAACAGCTGGAACGACACGTCAAGCGTCGTCCGCACCCGTTTCATGTTCCAGGACATAAAATGGGACATAGCTTTGACAGCGAAGGAAGACATCGGTTTCAAACGATTTTGGAATTGGACCTCACAGAAATAAATGGCACAGATGATCTGCATCAGCCGCAGGGCGTGATTGCCGAGGCGCAGGAGCTGGCAGCAGAAGCGTTTAGAGCAGAGGAGACGCGTTTTCTCATTGGAGGAAGTACGGTCGGAAATCTCGCGCTGATCATGACGGTCTGTCGTCCCGGAGACAAGATCCTCGTCCAGCGCAATTGTCACAAATCCGTTTATCACGGAATCATTATGGCGAAGGCTACTCCTATTTTCTTGGTGCCAGCTGTCGATTTGGCTACCGGAGTCGCAGCAGGAGTCAGACGTGAGGACGTCGAACGTGCCCTGCATGCTCACCCTGACGCGAAGGCAGTCTTTTTAACGAATCCCACCTATTATGGTATGGGGATCGATCTGGAGAAAATGGCCGCTACCGTGCATCGGTACGATATTCCCCTTTTGATCGATGAGGCGCATGGTCCGCATTTCGGTTTCCATCCTGCTTTTCCGCTATCCGCCATGCAGTCAGGCGCGGATGCAGCTGTGCAGTCGACGCACAAAATGGCTTCAGCGATGACGATGTCCTCCATGCTACATGTGCGAGGAGAACGAATCGATCGAGACAGGCTGTATCGGCATTTGGCGATGATTCAGTCATCCAGCCCTTCCTATGTACTTATGGCGTCGCTCGATTTGGCCCGGCGTCATCTGGTGACAGAAGCTTCCGAGGAATGGGACAGGCTTTTGCCTCAGCTGGACAAGCTGCGTGAACGCACGGGTAGATTAGCTTGGCTGGAATGGCCAGAAGTAAATGCCAGCAGCGTGTACGCCACTCTTGACCCGTTAAAGCTGTTCCTCCATGTGCGAACTGAGCAAATAGACGGGGTTGCGCTACAGCATGTCATGGAAAAACACGGGATTTATGCGGAGCTGGCAGATTCCTCGCATGTGCTTTTGGCCGCTTCTGCAGGGACCACCTCCCGTGATCTGGATTCATTGACGCGTCTGTTGGAGACGTTGGATCTGGAGGTAGAGCCGGGGGAAGAACGCGTACTGGAGGCAGGAGTCGTTTCCTCACACTATTTGCGTGAGCAGGTAGTATCGATGGATGAGGCAGTGGATGCGCCAAGCGAAATGGTACCGTTGGAGAATTCGTTAGGAAGAATCGTAGCGGAAATGGTCATCCCATATCCTCCTGGAATTCCTGTGCTTGTGCCAGGAGAGCGGATGGATGCTCAGGGCTTGGCGATGCTGCTGGAGCTGCGGTTAGGACAGACTCGTTTTCATGGTGTACAGGATGACCGGTTGCAAACAATACGAGTCATTCGAAAATAA